GATACTCCTTCCCGAATTAAGCTCTTTTAAGAGCTTTTCATAATGATCTAGAGTATTATTCTTCTTGTTTGAGGAATACTCTTTTGCGTATAAAGAATCTGATGCTAAAGTCTGATTTGATAGGTAATATTTTTGATTGACTGAATAAACGTACGTAGTTATTCTTGCATATAATACGTCAACTCCACCTCCTTCATCAGGAAAATTTTTAGACTTAATTTCTGATCCTAAAATTTTTCCTTCACAAGGTGTCCAATTCTTACTTTGCACCATTCTTATAGTTCCTAGTATCCCAGTTATTAAAAGCCAAAGAGCAAAGTATAAAAATAACGGCAATAAAATGCACACAAAAATCGTAGGTAATACATCTAAACTCCAATTAGAGAGATTGAATTTCATAGTGTTGCTTGTTGGAATGTCACTAGTGCATGAAGAAACTTTAAAAAATAAGTCTAAAAGTCATACTTAAAAACAACTCCATCTAAATATTTGTACTACTCAGAATCTTTCCAAATATTAAAATCCATTCGTTCTATCGTATATTCTAAGGAAGTATTATTAAAAATCTTCATAGTTATAGTACCTCTTAATTTATCCCGACCCCCTTCAATTACTTTTTCCTCTATCACAATCTCCCCTTCAGTATCATAAGAAAACCATCTTTCTTCTTGATTTGTAGTAGCTATACTATTAGAATACGTGGCAAATTGTACGTAATTCGCAGTTGAAGATTGATCAAAACTATATGCCTTTAATGGTAAGTCCCAAACATTTTCATCTAAATTAATCGTTATTCGGCTTTCACTCGTTGAATAGAAGTCAAAACTATAGCTAGACGCTGTAGGCTTATTTTGCATAACGCGATTTGCAATAAATTTAAACTCGTCTGTATCATAAGTAATTTGAGGCACGAATTGTGGTACACATTCATCGGAACCTAAATTTGGGTACTTTAGGGTACCGGATATAGTTTTTATCAGTGTATTATCTAGCGGATTATATAATTTTCCGCCAAAATCAAACGATACAATTTCTTTCGCTTCATCATATACAAAGTTTTCAATTCGTATAGCAGATTCATTTAAGTAAGGGGGATGGAAACTTACCCGAGTACCATCTTCAGTTATCTGTGTTAAATAAAGTTTTAGCAATTCACCATTTTTTAAGAAGGTCATTTGCATATCAAAGATAAAATCGTCGGCTCCTAAAGAGTACATATTAAGATTTATAAATCCACAATTTTCATTTGCGCCCGATTGAAATGAGGTGTTTTTGTAAAAAGTACCATCAACGAATATCTCTAAATCTGTAGTAGCATTTTCTTTTTCTGACGAATCATTATCACAAGCAACAAGTGATACTATAGATAAAATAATAAGTAGTGTTTTTTTCATAAGTAAGTAAAAATTATATAATAAAGTATAGTTATAAACATTGTTGTTTTTCTGATTGTTCTTTGAACAAATCAATATTATTATTTAGAAGAAAAATTCTTTTTTAAATAGTCTCTCCTCTGTGAAAACTTATAACTTTTAAACGATGTAGATGCCTCCTATTCCCTAACGCCTGGTACACTAAATTATTTTCTCAGTTCTAAATATTTTATCCCAAATAAACGTATAAAAACCATAATTTTTATGCGATAATTTATGGTGATTTTTATGAAAAAAATTAGTCGTGAAAATTAAAAAATAAGGCTTTTCGCTCCTACCATTCAAGTGTGTCATAACGCCATAAAACCAATTAAAAACTAGAAATGCAATAAAGCCATAGATATTAAGTGGCAAGAGTAGGACTACTACGGTTAACAAGAGTCCAAAGAAAATAGATTCCCAGGGAGACATGTAGTAGAGGCTAACGGAATTAAACTCTTCGGAATGTTCATGATGTTTTAAATGTATTTCTTTCAAGAAGCCTATGGTATGAGAGGCCCAATGCAACACATACATTAAAAGATCTAGCACCAAGACTAATAGTATAAATGTTACTAGTGCTGGCATGCTCGAAAAAACAATTAGTCCGTTTATCCATAGTACATATCCAGGAATTGCAATGGCCGTATTTAGGAGTACGATTATTAATGATGCTAGTATCTCTTTTCTTGTAATGGTCGCTTTAATTTTTAAAGCTTTATCCCAAAGAATACTGATCACTACATTTATTACATACGCTAGTAAATTAAGACTTATGAGTAACGGAAAAAATATGTAAGGGTCCTTTAAATCCATTTCTGTTTTTTAATGAATACGCTATTATTCTTATGAGTTGCAGTTTATTTAGTATTTATTTTTTACTACTAAGTTCAACTAATATTAAAAAAGTTTTCTTCTGATGCTTAATAATCAATTAATGAAGGGTAATTTAAAGTGTATGTTTCTGAAAAAATTGCAGGATATTTCTGATTGTATTCTTTTACCCAATCAGGATAATAATAGCTTGCTTTTAAAGTATCCCCATCTAACGTAAATTTTGCAAATGGTTTTCCTTTCTCTGGAGATATTATAAGAGCAAAATCTTCATCAAGTCCACTTAGAAATACGCAGTCACCGTCTTGTGACCAAATAAGTTCAACTTCAGTATCGCTAATAATTTTTACTGGATAGGTGTAATAACATTGTCCGTGTAATTTATAAACAATTGCATTTTTCGAGATACTTACTTCATTCCAGTCACTAAAAATTGAACAATAATCTAGGTTTGCTAAATAGCCACTAAATACAAAACCTTGTTTGGTAGCATTACTATCTTCATCAAAAAAATTAACTTTATACCAATATCCTTCTATGGTCACATACTCTTCTTCTTCATAATTCATTTCAATTTCTGTTTTTTCAATAACATTAATTTCGGCATTATAGTCAAATTTCCCGATTGGAATGCCATCTGGACTATCTCTTATAATTAAACCGTTTTTAGCAAATACTCGGTACTTATTTCCTGATTTGTACATATTTTTATACCTATATTCTTCTCCGTTCCAGGACATAATTTCGTCACAATTTATGACTAAATCATGGTAGCCATTGGTTTTAGACGCTAAGATTCCCAATCGCTTTACACTTCTTTTCTGTGTCTTTATTTCTATATCATTATATGTATTAGCTAGCCGAAGATACAGGTTATCATAGCCTTTCAAATCTTTATAATAGGTAAACCTTAACTTATCTTTATAACCATCATTATTAAGATAAACATTAAATTCTTCATAAGATTCAACAATAGAAAACTTTTGAATAAGTGACAGGCAATCCATTTCCATCACTGTCGCCATTTTAGTTTTTCGATGTATCCCAACTTGTTTCATTTTAAAATTTTCTAAAACAAACGTTTCTTCCGTATCATTACAAGATAATATATCGCTGTAGGTATAACTTCTTTCTTCGGCCGTATCTATGGTTAAATGAAGTTTTCCGTCTTGCATTTCCATTTCAATACCATCCCAGTCTTTACCTACTTCATTAGAGATTTTAAATTGTTGACCATCATACGCCATAATAAAATAAGAACTTCCTTCATGGTCCAGATAAGTGCTGCCAGTTTCTGAATGACACCCCTTTCTATTTTCTACCAAAACATCTAAGAAGCCATCATTATTGAAATCGTCTTGCAATTGGATATATAAAAACTTATGCTGATCAAAATCAATTAGCACTTGTCGCTCGCCATTTATCCTAGCATACAGTTGTGTATTACACTGACCAGAACCATTATTTAATCCATAGGAAATAGTTACAATATCTGATACAGTATTGGCTTCTACACTTTCCTCTTTTTTTGGGTTATTACAAGCAAGTATTAGCGTAAAAATTAAGAGATAAATAGATTTCATGAGCATATGTATTTTGCTAATTTTAAACTGTTGAATATCTTTCTAATTTTGAATGTACCTTACTACTACAGAAACGCAACTTTAATTAAAGGTGATCTGTATTTTTATGCTAAAAATCGCGAGGCTTCATCCAGATGATTTCTGTATCCTTAAAATACTCATGTACTATTGGCAGTACCTCCTGAACTTTAGAATGGATATCATGAAACAACAAAATGCCTTTTCTCCAAAGCAACATCAATTTTATTTCACGTTGGGCAACTTGCTGCACGTTTAACTTAGCACTCCAATCTCTGGAGTCTATATTCCATAATATAATTTTAGATTTCTTATCCGTAAAATAAGCTACCATATCCGTATTTCTTTGGCCGTACGGAGGTCTAAAATACAGTAGGTCGTTCTTATTTTCTGTTGGGAAAACATTTTGAATCAGGGTGTTTGTATCATCAATAGATGCTTGCCATTCTGCATATTTTTGATGTGCCTTATGCACTTTTCCATGAGAAAGCAGCCTATTTTCTCCATAAAGCTCTTGTAGTGCTTGTTTAGAAGAAGCTTTTAATCGCTTTTCAAAATTATCGCCTAAAACAAAAAACATCCCAGATAAGCTGTACGTATCTAATACCTGTATCAGTTTATCCGTATTTCCATTCCCTAAAGTAGGACCATCATCGAACGTTAACAAGAAATTTTTATCTGTAAAATTATGTCCTTGAATTTCGATATCCGAAAATGGTATTATTTCACTGGTAATTTTAGGGAACAAAGCGGCTAATCTAATTTGCTCTTTTACATAATCCTCATAAAAAAGTTTTGTAGCAACATACCAAGCATTAAATGTACTAGGAAACTGCTGTTCTAATGTCGCTAAGGATAAGGCATTCCAATTACTGTTTTTACTTATTGGAATTAGCTCTTTTAAAGCGGCATCAGAAAGCTGATTGAAATTTAACAGTATTCTTGTTTTAGTAGCTTCTTTCCATTGTGCTAC
This genomic stretch from Cellulophaga algicola DSM 14237 harbors:
- a CDS encoding DUF3592 domain-containing protein → MKFNLSNWSLDVLPTIFVCILLPLFLYFALWLLITGILGTIRMVQSKNWTPCEGKILGSEIKSKNFPDEGGGVDVLYARITTYVYSVNQKYYLSNQTLASDSLYAKEYSSNKKNNTLDHYEKLLKELNSGRSIEEVKGELVQVYYNPKNPNSACLDNSFKKQIVLPPIFMSFVLLTILCYIIFSLLTPILA
- a CDS encoding sterol desaturase family protein is translated as MDLKDPYIFFPLLISLNLLAYVINVVISILWDKALKIKATITRKEILASLIIVLLNTAIAIPGYVLWINGLIVFSSMPALVTFILLVLVLDLLMYVLHWASHTIGFLKEIHLKHHEHSEEFNSVSLYYMSPWESIFFGLLLTVVVLLLPLNIYGFIAFLVFNWFYGVMTHLNGRSEKPYFLIFTTNFFHKNHHKLSHKNYGFYTFIWDKIFRTEKII
- a CDS encoding SH3 domain-containing protein codes for the protein MKSIYLLIFTLILACNNPKKEESVEANTVSDIVTISYGLNNGSGQCNTQLYARINGERQVLIDFDQHKFLYIQLQDDFNNDGFLDVLVENRKGCHSETGSTYLDHEGSSYFIMAYDGQQFKISNEVGKDWDGIEMEMQDGKLHLTIDTAEERSYTYSDILSCNDTEETFVLENFKMKQVGIHRKTKMATVMEMDCLSLIQKFSIVESYEEFNVYLNNDGYKDKLRFTYYKDLKGYDNLYLRLANTYNDIEIKTQKRSVKRLGILASKTNGYHDLVINCDEIMSWNGEEYRYKNMYKSGNKYRVFAKNGLIIRDSPDGIPIGKFDYNAEINVIEKTEIEMNYEEEEYVTIEGYWYKVNFFDEDSNATKQGFVFSGYLANLDYCSIFSDWNEVSISKNAIVYKLHGQCYYTYPVKIISDTEVELIWSQDGDCVFLSGLDEDFALIISPEKGKPFAKFTLDGDTLKASYYYPDWVKEYNQKYPAIFSETYTLNYPSLIDY
- a CDS encoding polysaccharide deacetylase family protein, which produces MKKSSNSICFMLFLMPLFFFGANGAKVDIMDTEPWPLKMESNLSFDIASKCEMLVFIEVFNSYDSLSESVLTQRVALKSVNTESVAQWKEATKTRILLNFNQLSDAALKELIPISKNSNWNALSLATLEQQFPSTFNAWYVATKLFYEDYVKEQIRLAALFPKITSEIIPFSDIEIQGHNFTDKNFLLTFDDGPTLGNGNTDKLIQVLDTYSLSGMFFVLGDNFEKRLKASSKQALQELYGENRLLSHGKVHKAHQKYAEWQASIDDTNTLIQNVFPTENKNDLLYFRPPYGQRNTDMVAYFTDKKSKIILWNIDSRDWSAKLNVQQVAQREIKLMLLWRKGILLFHDIHSKVQEVLPIVHEYFKDTEIIWMKPRDF